A single region of the Pelobates fuscus isolate aPelFus1 chromosome 4, aPelFus1.pri, whole genome shotgun sequence genome encodes:
- the BAMBI gene encoding BMP and activin membrane-bound inhibitor homolog, giving the protein MDRHSSLISIWLQLELCAMAILLTKGEIRCYCDAPHCVSTGYMCKSELNACFSRLLDPQNPNSPLTHGCLDSLASTADICKQKKEDNQTGTVVLRLECCHADMCNYRGLHDVLSHPRSDTAGAGSKYQHDNTRNLITKVQELTFSKDVWFKAAVIAVPIAGGLILVLLIMLALRMLRNENKRLQDQRQQMLSRLHYSFHGHHSKKGQVAKLDLECMVPVTGHENCCLSCDKMRHTDLGNDKIISLVHWGMYSGHGKLEFV; this is encoded by the exons ATGGATCGCCACTCCAGCCTGATCTCTATCTGGCTGCAACTGGAGCTCTGTGCCATGGCCATCCTGCTGACAAAAG gtGAAATTAGATGCTACTGTGATGCACCACACTGTGTTTCAACTGGGTATATGTGCAAATCTGAACTGAATGCCTGCTTTTCAAGGCTACTTGACCCACAGAACCCCAATTCACCACTCACACATGGCTGCCTGGACTCTCTGGCTAGTACAGCTGACATCTGCAAACAGAAAAAAGAGGATAACCAGACTGGAACAGTGGTACTGAGGCTGGAGTGCTGTCATGCCGATATGTGCAACTACAGAGGTCTACACGATGTCCTTTCTCATCCTCGGAGTGATACAGCAg GAGCTGGTAGCAAATACCAACATGATAACACAAGAAACCTTATCACAAAGGTACAAGAACTGACTTTTTCAAAGGACGTCTGGTTCAAGGCGGCCGTCATTGCCGTACCTATAGCCGGTGGATTAATCTTGGTTCTCTTAATCATGCTTGCGCTTCGAATGCTGCGCAACGAAAACAAAAGACTGCAAGACCAGAGGCAACAAATGCTTTCACGCTTGCACTACAGTTTTCACGGACACCATTCAAAAAAGGGGCAAGTAGCCAAATTAGACTTGGAGTGTATGGTACCGGTGACCGGTCACGAGAACTGCTGCCTATCCTGCGATAAAATGAGGCATACAGACCTTGGCAACGATAAGATCATCTCACTGGTTCACTGGGGGATGTACAGTGGTCATGGGAAGCTGGAATTTGTATGA